The Haladaptatus cibarius D43 genome window below encodes:
- the ppsA gene encoding pyruvate, water dikinase, which yields MVVLWLDEISANDLELVGGKGASLGELTGADLPVPPGFVVTAGTYREFIEETGIAEELFEAVDVDTEDSAALADAEARAEELILGTEIPEEMRQGILDAYDNLDDGKAFVAVRSSATAEDLPDASFAGQQETFLNITREDLIERVKQCWASLFTQRAIYYRQEKGFDHEIVDIAVVIQRMVDAEKSGVMFTSHPSTGDKKIIIEAAWGLGEAVVSGSVSPDNYVVDRSSNATEDITIADKKMMHTKDAETGETVERTVPDDKRNARVLSEADINRLVELGEEVEDHYGTPQDVEWAMVGDDVFMLQSRPITTINDSGSIEADTNEGVADGSGAVQTEKGGSQEVLVNGLGASPGIASGPARTVTKLDQLDKVGEGDIIVTEMTTPDMVPAMKRAAGIITDEGGMTSHAAIVSRELGVPAVVGSSNATDTLEDGQVVTLDGDKGTVREGKPEKEQGQEREPIEDARPKTPVKPMTATEVKVNVSIPEAAERAAATGADGVGLLRMEHMILSTNKTPGKYIEDHGVDAYVEEIVEGIRGVAEEFYPRPVRVRTLDAPTDEFRQLQGGEHEPDEHNPMLGWRGIRRSLDKPDVFQHELDAFRELFEMGYDNVELMLPLVNDAEDVLRARRLIAESGIDPDKRTWGVMIETPASALQIEDMAEAGIDFASFGTNDLTQYTLAVDRNNENVAGRFDELHPAVLKLIGQTIDCCRDHDINTSICGQAGSKPEMVRFLVNRGVSSISANIDAVRDVQHEVKRVEQKLMLDSVR from the coding sequence ATGGTTGTACTCTGGCTGGATGAAATCAGCGCAAACGACCTCGAACTGGTGGGTGGCAAAGGTGCGTCGCTCGGTGAACTCACCGGGGCGGACCTCCCTGTCCCGCCGGGATTCGTCGTGACTGCCGGAACCTACCGGGAGTTCATCGAGGAAACCGGCATCGCGGAGGAGTTGTTCGAGGCCGTGGACGTTGACACTGAAGATTCTGCGGCATTGGCGGACGCCGAGGCGCGTGCGGAAGAACTCATTCTCGGCACCGAGATTCCCGAAGAGATGCGACAGGGAATCCTCGATGCATATGACAATCTGGACGACGGCAAAGCGTTTGTCGCGGTTCGGTCTTCCGCGACTGCGGAAGACCTCCCCGACGCCTCGTTTGCGGGCCAACAGGAAACGTTCCTCAACATCACCCGCGAAGACCTCATCGAACGCGTGAAACAGTGCTGGGCATCGCTGTTCACCCAGCGGGCGATTTACTACCGACAGGAGAAGGGCTTCGACCACGAAATCGTGGACATTGCGGTCGTTATCCAGCGCATGGTGGACGCCGAAAAGAGTGGCGTCATGTTCACGAGTCACCCTTCGACCGGCGACAAGAAAATTATCATCGAGGCGGCGTGGGGACTCGGCGAGGCGGTCGTCTCGGGGTCGGTTTCCCCGGATAACTACGTCGTTGACCGCTCCTCCAACGCGACGGAGGACATCACCATCGCCGATAAGAAGATGATGCACACGAAGGACGCCGAAACCGGCGAGACGGTCGAACGCACGGTTCCGGACGACAAACGGAACGCGCGTGTGCTCTCCGAAGCCGACATCAATCGCCTCGTGGAACTCGGCGAAGAGGTAGAAGACCACTACGGAACTCCACAGGACGTGGAATGGGCAATGGTCGGCGACGACGTCTTTATGCTCCAATCCCGGCCAATTACGACGATTAACGACTCCGGCTCTATCGAAGCGGACACGAACGAAGGCGTCGCCGACGGAAGCGGTGCGGTGCAGACCGAGAAAGGCGGCAGTCAGGAAGTTCTCGTGAATGGACTAGGCGCAAGCCCCGGTATCGCCAGCGGCCCGGCACGAACCGTGACGAAACTCGACCAACTGGACAAGGTGGGGGAGGGCGACATCATCGTTACAGAGATGACGACCCCGGACATGGTGCCCGCGATGAAACGCGCCGCGGGTATCATTACGGACGAAGGTGGTATGACCAGCCACGCCGCCATCGTTTCGCGCGAACTCGGCGTCCCCGCAGTCGTCGGTTCCAGCAACGCGACGGACACGCTCGAAGACGGCCAAGTCGTTACGTTGGACGGCGACAAGGGAACCGTCCGCGAGGGCAAACCCGAAAAGGAACAGGGACAGGAGCGCGAACCAATCGAGGACGCCCGCCCGAAAACGCCCGTCAAACCGATGACGGCGACGGAGGTCAAGGTGAACGTCTCCATTCCGGAGGCCGCAGAACGCGCCGCCGCGACCGGTGCCGACGGCGTCGGCCTGCTCCGAATGGAGCACATGATTCTCTCGACCAACAAGACGCCGGGGAAGTACATCGAAGACCACGGCGTCGATGCCTACGTCGAGGAAATCGTGGAGGGAATCCGCGGCGTTGCAGAAGAGTTCTATCCGCGACCAGTCCGCGTTCGAACGCTCGACGCGCCGACGGACGAGTTCCGCCAACTGCAAGGTGGCGAGCACGAACCGGACGAACACAATCCGATGCTCGGCTGGCGCGGCATTCGCCGCAGTCTCGACAAGCCGGACGTGTTCCAGCACGAACTCGACGCTTTCCGCGAACTGTTCGAGATGGGCTACGACAACGTCGAACTCATGCTCCCGCTCGTCAACGACGCGGAGGACGTGCTTCGCGCCCGACGACTTATCGCCGAATCCGGAATCGACCCCGACAAGCGCACGTGGGGTGTGATGATTGAAACGCCCGCCAGCGCGCTTCAAATCGAGGATATGGCCGAGGCAGGCATCGACTTCGCCAGTTTCGGCACGAACGATCTCACCCAGTACACGCTCGCCGTTGACCGTAATAACGAGAACGTCGCGGGGCGGTTCGACGAACTCCACCCCGCCGTTCTCAAACTCATCGGCCAAACTATCGACTGCTGTCGTGACCACGACATCAACACCAGTATCTGCGGACAAGCCGGGTCGAAACCGGAGATGGTACGCTTCCTCGTCAACCGCGGCGTCTCGTCCATCTCGGCTAACATCGACGCGGTGCGCGACGTGCAACACGAAGTGAAGCGCGTCGAGCAGAAGTTGATGCTCGATTCGGTTCGCTGA
- a CDS encoding PhzF family phenazine biosynthesis protein — MQTVRTLLVDAFTDEPLAGNAAGVVPNADDLTDDQMQAIARELAVSETAFFSESEDADRRVRFFTPTTEIDLCGHATIASHVHLLEDGELSPGAHTLETEVGVLDIEVEENHTSWMTQNEPEIETVELEYDRVGGALGIDPAALQDVGADIPMAVASTGLPCLVIPVNFLEHLGGAEPNMAKVEQLCEEVGAVGIYAFSFDAIDAESTLHGRMFAPLAGIPEDPVTGTASGAVGAFLRETDAFDEFPEELRLEQGHFLDRPGYVRVRATEDSVKVGGRATTALDGQLVVPESEDDGIIEL, encoded by the coding sequence ATGCAAACAGTCAGAACCCTCCTCGTGGACGCCTTCACCGACGAACCACTGGCCGGAAACGCGGCGGGCGTCGTCCCGAACGCGGACGACCTGACGGACGACCAGATGCAGGCCATCGCCCGCGAACTCGCGGTCAGCGAGACGGCGTTTTTCTCCGAAAGCGAGGATGCAGACCGCAGGGTTCGGTTCTTTACCCCAACAACGGAAATCGACCTCTGTGGCCACGCGACGATTGCCTCGCACGTTCACCTACTGGAAGACGGCGAACTGTCGCCGGGGGCGCACACCCTCGAAACGGAAGTCGGCGTGCTGGATATCGAAGTGGAAGAAAACCACACGAGCTGGATGACGCAAAACGAGCCGGAAATCGAGACGGTCGAACTGGAGTACGACCGAGTGGGTGGCGCGCTCGGCATCGACCCGGCAGCGCTTCAGGACGTTGGCGCGGACATTCCGATGGCGGTGGCTTCGACCGGCCTTCCGTGTCTCGTGATTCCGGTCAATTTTCTCGAACATCTCGGCGGCGCGGAACCGAATATGGCGAAGGTCGAGCAACTGTGTGAGGAAGTCGGCGCGGTCGGAATCTACGCCTTCTCCTTCGACGCCATCGACGCCGAATCGACGCTCCACGGGCGGATGTTTGCTCCGCTTGCAGGGATTCCGGAAGACCCGGTTACGGGAACCGCCAGCGGCGCGGTCGGTGCCTTCCTGCGCGAAACGGACGCCTTCGACGAGTTCCCCGAGGAACTGCGACTGGAACAGGGGCATTTCCTCGACCGACCCGGATACGTTCGCGTGCGTGCGACTGAAGATAGCGTGAAGGTCGGTGGCCGGGCGACGACCGCACTCGATGGTCAGTTGGTCGTTCCCGAATCGGAAGACGACGGGATTATCGAACTATAA
- a CDS encoding chymotrypsin family serine protease, which translates to MSRTEDYEDLLECKNVLGVEYDDETNTLTVFVSQKLPDSELADEDNVKLRVSDVNLEVEDAGFEEEREGFDALSRVESLPEAQADRQKRHRPVVGGVSEINAKESAATAGPYPARITDTSTANWSDAASEGDLVRLSNNHVYARINDAEFGEPIIQPSPTDGGSLPDDKTGELLGYVTAEDGAAVDVAARSIDPEQDSAEYHELDDSWPTTVRREDYRSLKGKTVTKTGRTTGVTQSQVKATSASVRVRFGDAGTLTLRDQCIAGAMSEGGDSGSPVFLDSSGELVGLLFAGSSRQTIFNKIGNVESELGVELLTDEPGDGDGGSGGGGDDSATYRETLSETVSVAVGTPQLSLVSFSISGSPSPGEQVSATARVSGSAKGTAWLSVDGDRTTFTLAEEHVRGNRYLKDVSLSFTAPDSAGDSFDVDVDGGYVLDSE; encoded by the coding sequence ATGTCCCGCACCGAAGATTACGAAGACCTGCTCGAATGCAAGAACGTCCTCGGCGTCGAGTACGACGACGAGACGAACACTCTCACGGTGTTCGTCTCGCAGAAACTTCCGGACAGCGAACTCGCCGACGAGGACAACGTGAAACTGCGCGTCTCCGACGTGAACCTCGAAGTCGAGGACGCGGGATTCGAGGAAGAGCGCGAGGGATTCGACGCGCTCTCCCGCGTCGAATCCCTGCCGGAGGCGCAGGCAGACCGACAGAAGCGACACCGGCCGGTCGTCGGCGGCGTCAGCGAAATCAACGCGAAGGAGTCGGCGGCCACTGCCGGGCCGTACCCCGCCCGAATCACGGACACCTCGACGGCGAACTGGAGCGACGCGGCTTCCGAGGGCGACCTCGTCCGACTGAGCAACAACCATGTGTACGCGCGAATCAACGATGCCGAGTTCGGCGAACCAATAATCCAACCCTCGCCGACCGACGGCGGGAGCCTCCCGGACGACAAAACCGGCGAACTGCTGGGCTACGTTACCGCCGAAGACGGCGCAGCGGTCGATGTGGCGGCGCGGTCTATCGACCCTGAACAGGACTCCGCCGAGTACCACGAACTGGACGACTCGTGGCCGACCACCGTCCGGCGCGAGGATTACCGCTCGTTGAAAGGAAAGACGGTCACGAAAACTGGGCGAACCACGGGCGTCACGCAAAGCCAAGTCAAGGCGACCAGCGCGAGCGTCCGGGTTCGGTTCGGCGATGCCGGAACACTTACTCTCCGCGACCAGTGCATCGCAGGCGCGATGTCGGAAGGCGGCGACAGCGGGTCGCCCGTTTTCCTCGATTCGTCCGGCGAACTCGTCGGCTTGCTCTTCGCCGGGTCGTCGCGCCAGACGATTTTCAACAAAATCGGCAACGTGGAATCCGAGTTGGGTGTCGAGCTGTTGACCGACGAACCCGGCGACGGAGATGGTGGCAGTGGAGGCGGCGGCGACGACTCGGCGACCTACCGAGAGACGCTTTCCGAAACCGTCTCTGTCGCGGTCGGAACGCCGCAGCTCTCGCTGGTGTCCTTCTCGATTTCGGGGTCGCCTTCGCCCGGCGAACAGGTTTCGGCGACCGCGCGCGTGTCCGGCAGTGCGAAAGGAACGGCGTGGTTATCCGTCGATGGCGACCGAACCACGTTCACATTGGCCGAAGAGCACGTCCGTGGCAATCGGTATTTGAAGGACGTTTCGCTGTCGTTTACCGCCCCCGACTCCGCTGGCGATTCGTTCGATGTGGACGTAGACGGTGGCTACGTTCTCGACAGCGAGTAG
- a CDS encoding phosphoribosyltransferase: protein MSDLPDDFKCTITNWDYIYGLCRGVSEQVKVSDFEPDVIVALARGGWFAGRCICDFLGLDDLTSLKMEHYVGTAQKSGEPEVRYPMPEGSVEGKDVLIIDDIADTGGSIKHAEEYVTDRDAGEVRTATLQLLQTSEFDPDYVGEKLEEWAWIVYPWNFIEDMIDVTSGALDRADQDVFTNEDVRHYLNEYHDVERIQMEIAQPDRLDEVLTEMVRRGLLSRKDGEWRLLEKATGGQ, encoded by the coding sequence ATGAGCGACCTGCCGGACGATTTCAAATGCACGATTACCAACTGGGACTACATCTACGGCCTCTGCCGCGGCGTGAGCGAGCAGGTGAAAGTCTCCGATTTCGAACCGGATGTCATCGTCGCACTCGCGCGCGGCGGATGGTTCGCCGGACGATGCATCTGTGACTTCCTCGGACTGGACGACCTGACGAGTCTCAAGATGGAACATTACGTCGGAACGGCCCAGAAATCGGGCGAACCCGAAGTTCGCTATCCGATGCCGGAAGGGAGCGTCGAAGGCAAGGACGTTCTCATCATCGACGATATCGCGGACACCGGCGGCTCCATCAAACACGCCGAAGAGTACGTCACCGACCGGGACGCAGGAGAGGTCAGAACCGCGACGCTCCAACTGCTCCAGACCAGCGAGTTCGACCCCGACTACGTCGGCGAGAAACTCGAAGAGTGGGCGTGGATAGTCTATCCGTGGAACTTCATCGAGGACATGATAGACGTGACCAGCGGCGCGCTGGACAGGGCAGACCAAGACGTGTTCACCAACGAGGACGTTCGGCACTATCTGAACGAGTACCACGACGTAGAGCGCATCCAGATGGAAATCGCGCAACCCGACCGATTGGACGAGGTTCTCACCGAGATGGTTCGGCGCGGTCTGCTGTCGCGCAAAGACGGCGAGTGGCGACTGTTGGAGAAAGCAACCGGCGGGCAGTAA
- the mtnP gene encoding S-methyl-5'-thioadenosine phosphorylase, whose amino-acid sequence MIGFIGGSGIYEALPLENTREEEVTTPFGEPSAPVTIGEIAGKEVAFLPRHGPKHQRTPTEAPYRANIYALKELGVERILASNAVGSLREELPPQTLVIPDQIFDRTKHRTPTFFGSGMVVHMPFADPYCPHMVEHLSESSDEATDADHHSGGTYVCIEGPQYSTRAESEFYRQQGFEIIGMTAIPEAKLAREAEMCYATVAGVTDYDVWKSDSEVTLEEVLENAAENEDAIKQVVEHAIRNLPEERDCNCGHALEGTINTPTDAIPKETREEVELLAGQYLD is encoded by the coding sequence ATGATTGGCTTCATCGGTGGAAGCGGCATCTACGAGGCACTACCGCTCGAAAACACCCGCGAAGAAGAAGTGACGACGCCGTTCGGCGAACCGAGCGCACCCGTCACCATCGGCGAAATCGCCGGGAAGGAAGTCGCGTTCTTGCCTCGACACGGCCCGAAACACCAGCGGACGCCTACGGAAGCGCCGTACCGGGCGAATATCTACGCGCTGAAAGAACTCGGCGTGGAGCGAATTTTAGCCAGCAACGCGGTCGGCAGCCTACGCGAAGAACTGCCGCCGCAAACGCTCGTGATTCCCGACCAGATTTTCGACCGGACGAAACACCGAACCCCGACGTTCTTCGGCAGTGGCATGGTCGTCCACATGCCCTTCGCCGACCCGTACTGCCCGCACATGGTGGAACATCTCTCGGAGTCGAGCGACGAAGCGACCGACGCAGACCACCATTCGGGCGGCACCTACGTCTGTATCGAGGGGCCGCAGTACTCGACGCGCGCGGAGAGCGAGTTCTACCGCCAGCAAGGCTTCGAAATCATCGGCATGACGGCGATTCCGGAGGCGAAACTGGCCCGCGAAGCCGAGATGTGCTACGCCACCGTGGCGGGCGTCACCGACTACGACGTGTGGAAATCCGACAGCGAAGTTACCTTGGAGGAAGTGCTGGAAAACGCCGCGGAGAACGAAGACGCCATCAAGCAGGTCGTGGAACACGCGATTCGGAATCTGCCCGAAGAGCGTGACTGTAACTGTGGCCACGCGCTGGAAGGCACCATCAACACGCCGACGGACGCGATTCCGAAGGAGACGCGCGAGGAAGTCGAACTACTCGCCGGGCAGTAC